From Pseudoleptotrichia goodfellowii, a single genomic window includes:
- a CDS encoding transketolase, whose product MKNCNCEEKLKEIEKLASKIRINTLKSLTHLGFGHYGGSLSVVEVLAVLYGGVMNINPEDPNWKGRDYFVLSKGHAGPALYATLALKGFFPVEEIYTLNQNGTNLPSHPDRLKTKGVDATTGSLGQGISIATGIAKALKMDKKSNRVFSIIGDGEINEGQCWEAFQFIAHHNLNNLTVFLDYNKQQLDGTLEEIIKPFSFENKLKAFGFDTVTIKGDDIKGIYEMVKNPRKENEKPLFVILDTVKGQGVEYIEKMKNSHHLRLTEELKKEIEEVIEKLEREAE is encoded by the coding sequence GTGAAAAATTGTAATTGTGAAGAAAAATTAAAAGAAATAGAAAAATTGGCTTCGAAAATTAGAATAAATACTCTGAAATCTTTAACTCATTTGGGTTTCGGACATTACGGAGGAAGTTTATCGGTTGTCGAGGTTTTGGCAGTTCTTTACGGCGGAGTGATGAATATTAATCCTGAGGATCCTAATTGGAAAGGAAGAGATTATTTTGTATTATCTAAAGGACATGCAGGACCAGCTTTATATGCAACTCTTGCATTAAAAGGATTTTTCCCTGTAGAAGAAATTTATACATTAAATCAAAATGGAACAAATTTACCAAGCCATCCCGATAGACTTAAAACTAAAGGCGTTGATGCTACTACAGGATCTTTGGGACAGGGAATTTCCATTGCTACAGGAATTGCTAAGGCACTGAAAATGGATAAAAAATCTAACAGGGTATTTTCAATAATCGGAGATGGAGAAATTAATGAAGGACAGTGTTGGGAAGCGTTTCAATTTATTGCTCACCATAATCTGAATAATTTAACGGTATTTCTTGATTATAATAAGCAACAGCTTGACGGTACTTTGGAAGAAATAATCAAACCTTTTTCTTTCGAGAATAAATTAAAAGCTTTTGGATTTGATACAGTTACCATAAAAGGCGATGATATTAAAGGAATATATGAAATGGTAAAAAACCCCCGAAAAGAGAATGAAAAGCCTTTGTTTGTAATACTTGATACTGTTAAAGGTCAAGGTGTGGAATATATTGAAAAAATGAAAAATTCTCATCACTTGAGATTAACTGAAGAATTGAAAAAAGAAATAGAGGAAGTAATAGAAAAACTGGAAAGAGAGGCGGAATAA
- a CDS encoding transketolase family protein, whose amino-acid sequence MFKVYKGEPKKDDIEMRKVYSSKLSELMKKDDRVVALEADLMSSMTMDKVQKENPDKVINCGIMEANMIGVAAGMSIAGKYPFAHTFTAFASRRCFDQLFMSGAYQKNNIKVIGSDAGVTSVHNGGTHMSFEDMGIMRGLADTIVMEMTDAVMFENILDQTALKDGFYWIRTMRKNAATIYEKGSTFEIGKGNLLKDGKDITFIANGIMVVEALKAAEKLEKEGNSVAVIDMFTLNPIDKELIIEYGNKTGKIVTCENHSVHNGLGSAVAEVIAESGNAVLKRIGIQERYGQVGTLDFLMEEYGLTSEHIYKAALKLLEK is encoded by the coding sequence ATGTTTAAGGTATATAAAGGTGAACCTAAAAAAGATGATATTGAGATGAGAAAAGTTTATTCCTCCAAACTTTCCGAGTTAATGAAAAAAGATGACAGAGTGGTGGCCCTTGAAGCTGATTTGATGAGTTCTATGACAATGGATAAAGTACAGAAAGAAAATCCCGACAAAGTAATAAATTGCGGGATAATGGAAGCGAACATGATAGGGGTAGCAGCAGGAATGTCCATAGCGGGGAAATATCCTTTTGCTCATACATTTACGGCTTTTGCAAGCAGAAGATGCTTTGATCAGCTTTTTATGTCGGGAGCATATCAGAAGAATAATATAAAAGTAATAGGTTCTGATGCGGGAGTAACATCTGTACATAACGGGGGAACACATATGTCTTTTGAAGATATGGGAATTATGAGAGGACTTGCGGATACAATAGTAATGGAGATGACCGATGCCGTCATGTTTGAAAATATCCTTGATCAGACAGCTTTGAAAGACGGTTTTTACTGGATAAGAACAATGAGAAAAAATGCTGCAACTATTTATGAAAAAGGTTCGACATTTGAAATAGGAAAAGGAAATTTACTAAAAGACGGAAAAGATATAACTTTTATTGCTAACGGAATAATGGTAGTAGAGGCATTAAAAGCTGCAGAAAAACTTGAAAAAGAAGGAAATAGTGTTGCAGTAATAGATATGTTTACTTTAAATCCTATAGACAAAGAGCTTATAATAGAATACGGAAATAAAACAGGTAAAATAGTTACTTGTGAAAATCATAGTGTTCACAATGGTTTAGGAAGTGCCGTTGCAGAAGTTATAGCTGAAAGTGGTAATGCAGTATTAAAAAGAATAGGAATACAGGAAAGATACGGACAGGTAGGAACGTTGGATTTCTTAATGGAAGAGTATGGATTGACTTCAGAACATATTTATAAAGCCGCATTGAAATTGTTGGAAAAATGA
- a CDS encoding DUF4189 domain-containing protein yields the protein MIYKNKLILESGEMRKILLMLFIMIAVPSFSYYNYYGAIAINQSTGASGYSYNYSDESSAINTALNQCGYNCIATVSFANTCASVAWSPSTGAYGWYSSRDRYLNNRLSKSYCGYSDCYVIADVCTSWY from the coding sequence ATGATTTATAAAAATAAACTGATTTTGGAGAGTGGAGAAATGAGAAAAATTCTTTTAATGCTTTTTATTATGATTGCTGTTCCTTCTTTTTCTTATTATAATTATTACGGAGCAATAGCAATTAATCAAAGTACAGGAGCTTCCGGTTACAGTTACAATTATTCTGATGAATCTTCCGCAATAAACACAGCTCTAAATCAATGCGGCTACAACTGTATCGCAACGGTATCCTTTGCAAACACTTGTGCCTCTGTAGCATGGTCTCCGAGTACAGGTGCTTACGGTTGGTACAGTTCAAGAGATAGGTATCTGAATAATCGCTTATCTAAATCATACTGTGGTTATAGTGATTGTTATGTTATTGCAGATGTTTGCACAAGCTGGTATTAA
- a CDS encoding RNA ligase, with protein MRTLLLLRGAPGSGKSTFVRENRLEQYTLEADRFRTLVSNPVLNEKGDFTISQRYDKISWKMLMECLEERMIKGDFTIIDATHSTKQSVKSYEDLAEKYKYSVYYYQFDTPYEICLENNLKRDVFKQVSENVIKRMYNSVQSSVLPNRFKRIYDINEIINFYVDDITGKYENVKIIGDIHSCYTALSKILEDFSEKTLYVFLGDYLDRGIEHKKTLDLFLGLWKNPNVILLEGNHEIHLRNFASDLPVKSREFMEATLPAISENVTNTEEFKKQIRVFCKKMRQCYSFKFHNHKILCTHGGLSAVPDMALISAQDMIKGVGKYETEIGIVYEENYKLGKCQDYTQVHGHRGIESTEHSVCLEGEVEFGGELKFLNILPEKIELKSVKNDIYDRDYLQHELDKAKNSKEINLTKDDEVNKLIISKLINVKNTKPNLYSLNFTRNAFKRKLWNDSTIKARGLFVDKITGEVKMRSYNKFFNYGENNFSSKKYLEKNLSFPVTAYEKYNGFLGILGVINDEFIFATKSTTEGEHARYFRKLFEKVNEKNKKKLFELCKNKNVSVIFEVVSNEDRHIVDYFMNENLFLLDVIENNLVINGIHSDITLSEKYIKELNINDDVIKVKKAVSICNDFEEVLDLMGKYGDIPNVEGLVFTDAKGLMFKYKAEHYNKWKRRRTLVELYRKNGDFSLKQCKNEEEKNFMKWIISLEKGYVENTHIVDLMNKYTKK; from the coding sequence ATGAGGACACTATTATTGCTTAGAGGGGCACCCGGCTCAGGAAAAAGCACATTTGTGAGAGAAAATAGATTGGAACAGTATACATTGGAAGCAGATAGGTTCAGAACGCTTGTTTCCAATCCCGTATTAAATGAAAAAGGAGATTTTACAATTTCCCAAAGATACGATAAAATTTCATGGAAAATGCTTATGGAATGTCTTGAAGAAAGAATGATTAAAGGAGATTTTACAATTATAGATGCTACGCATTCTACAAAACAATCGGTAAAAAGCTATGAAGACTTGGCTGAAAAGTATAAATATTCAGTTTATTATTATCAGTTTGATACACCTTACGAAATTTGCCTTGAAAATAATCTGAAAAGAGATGTATTTAAGCAGGTGTCGGAAAATGTAATAAAAAGAATGTATAATTCGGTGCAAAGTTCGGTTTTACCTAACAGATTTAAAAGAATTTATGATATAAACGAAATTATAAATTTTTATGTGGACGATATAACCGGTAAATATGAAAATGTGAAAATAATAGGCGATATTCATTCGTGTTATACTGCATTATCAAAGATACTGGAAGATTTCAGTGAGAAAACTCTGTATGTATTTTTGGGAGATTATCTTGATAGAGGGATAGAGCATAAAAAGACTCTTGATTTATTTTTGGGATTATGGAAAAATCCCAATGTAATACTGCTCGAAGGAAATCACGAAATTCATTTGAGAAATTTTGCAAGTGATTTGCCTGTAAAATCAAGAGAATTTATGGAAGCAACACTTCCTGCAATTTCGGAAAATGTGACAAATACCGAAGAATTTAAAAAGCAGATAAGGGTGTTTTGCAAAAAAATGAGACAATGTTACAGTTTCAAATTTCATAATCATAAAATTCTCTGCACTCACGGAGGGCTTTCGGCTGTACCCGATATGGCATTGATTTCGGCACAGGATATGATAAAAGGTGTAGGAAAATATGAAACGGAAATAGGAATAGTGTACGAGGAAAACTACAAGCTCGGGAAATGTCAGGATTACACTCAGGTTCATGGGCATAGAGGGATAGAGTCGACAGAGCATTCCGTATGCCTTGAGGGAGAAGTGGAATTCGGCGGAGAATTAAAATTTTTGAATATACTTCCTGAAAAAATAGAATTGAAATCTGTTAAAAATGATATTTATGACAGAGATTATCTGCAGCATGAACTTGATAAAGCAAAAAATTCAAAAGAAATAAATCTCACAAAAGATGACGAAGTAAATAAACTGATTATAAGCAAGCTCATAAATGTAAAAAATACAAAACCTAATTTATATTCTCTTAATTTTACGAGAAATGCTTTTAAAAGAAAATTATGGAATGACTCGACAATAAAAGCGAGAGGACTTTTTGTGGATAAGATAACAGGCGAAGTAAAAATGAGAAGTTACAATAAATTTTTCAATTATGGAGAAAATAATTTTTCATCAAAGAAATATCTTGAGAAAAACTTGAGTTTTCCTGTTACGGCATATGAAAAATATAACGGATTTTTAGGAATACTCGGAGTCATAAATGATGAATTTATCTTTGCTACAAAAAGTACAACAGAAGGAGAACATGCCCGATATTTCAGAAAACTTTTCGAGAAAGTAAACGAAAAAAATAAGAAAAAACTCTTTGAATTATGTAAAAATAAAAATGTTTCTGTAATTTTTGAAGTAGTTTCCAATGAAGACAGGCATATTGTGGATTATTTTATGAATGAAAATCTATTTTTACTTGATGTTATTGAAAATAATCTTGTTATAAACGGTATTCACTCGGATATTACTCTAAGTGAAAAATATATAAAAGAACTGAATATAAATGATGATGTGATTAAAGTGAAGAAAGCCGTAAGCATATGTAATGATTTTGAAGAAGTGCTGGATCTTATGGGAAAATATGGCGATATACCTAATGTAGAAGGACTCGTCTTTACCGACGCAAAAGGACTTATGTTTAAATACAAGGCTGAACATTATAATAAATGGAAAAGAAGAAGAACTTTAGTGGAACTGTACAGGAAAAATGGAGATTTTAGTTTAAAACAGTGTAAAAACGAAGAAGAAAAAAACTTTATGAAATGGATAATTTCCCTTGAGAAAGGCTATGTAGAGAATACACACATTGTCGATTTGATGAATAAATACACGAAAAAATAA
- a CDS encoding glycosyltransferase family 4 protein, protein MKVLHVLAQLPLKTGSGVYFTNVIDGLKEESNIEQACIYATTAEYNINILNKANQYEVVFESENLPFSIAGMSDIMPYPNTLYKNMTDEMMSVWKKEFLKQLNAAKEKFNPDVILTHHLWILSSMVREVFPDKKVVAVCHNTDIRQSKQNPHIKEKHLQALKNVDKVLALSNKQIPEISELFGIDEKKMINIGGGYNEKIFYPPEKYPEKEKVELMYAGKFDDSKGFYELIEAFKKIEEKDKNVTIDLIGAITEKNKDRIEKAVGNSKNIKIYPPVDQKTLAEIMRKKDIFILPSYFEGIALIAVEALGSGLRVVATKIEALMELLGDELNGSEVIEYVDMPTIYDTDKAVEEEKPAFIIRLADKIEKIIERTREKREIDEALTEKIQRNSWKSKIEKIKEILAE, encoded by the coding sequence ATGAAAGTATTGCATGTTTTAGCTCAGCTGCCTTTAAAAACAGGAAGCGGAGTTTATTTTACAAATGTTATAGATGGACTGAAAGAAGAGAGTAATATAGAACAGGCTTGTATTTATGCAACAACAGCAGAATACAATATAAATATATTAAATAAGGCAAATCAATATGAAGTAGTTTTTGAAAGTGAAAATCTGCCTTTTTCTATTGCAGGAATGAGTGATATTATGCCTTATCCGAATACTCTTTATAAAAATATGACTGATGAAATGATGAGTGTATGGAAAAAAGAGTTCTTGAAACAGCTGAATGCTGCAAAAGAAAAATTTAATCCCGATGTGATACTGACACATCATTTATGGATACTGTCATCAATGGTTCGAGAAGTTTTTCCCGATAAAAAGGTAGTTGCGGTTTGTCATAATACCGATATAAGACAGTCAAAGCAAAATCCGCATATAAAAGAAAAACATTTGCAAGCTCTGAAAAATGTTGATAAAGTACTGGCGTTAAGCAATAAACAAATTCCTGAAATAAGTGAATTATTTGGAATAGATGAAAAAAAGATGATAAATATCGGTGGAGGTTATAATGAAAAAATATTTTATCCTCCTGAAAAATATCCTGAAAAAGAAAAAGTGGAATTAATGTACGCGGGGAAATTTGATGATTCTAAGGGATTTTATGAATTAATAGAGGCGTTTAAAAAGATTGAAGAAAAAGATAAAAACGTTACTATAGATTTGATAGGGGCGATTACTGAAAAAAATAAAGACAGAATAGAAAAAGCTGTGGGAAATTCTAAAAATATAAAAATTTATCCACCTGTAGATCAAAAAACATTGGCTGAAATCATGCGTAAAAAAGATATTTTTATATTACCGTCATATTTTGAGGGAATTGCGCTTATAGCGGTAGAGGCTTTAGGAAGCGGACTTAGAGTAGTCGCTACGAAAATAGAGGCACTTATGGAGCTGCTCGGAGATGAACTGAATGGCAGTGAAGTTATCGAATATGTGGATATGCCTACGATTTATGATACAGATAAAGCGGTGGAAGAGGAAAAGCCTGCATTTATAATAAGACTGGCTGATAAAATAGAAAAAATAATAGAAAGAACAAGGGAAAAGCGTGAAATAGATGAAGCGTTGACAGAAAAAATTCAAAGAAATTCATGGAAGTCGAAAATAGAGAAGATAAAAGAGATTTTGGCTGAATAA
- a CDS encoding potassium channel family protein produces the protein MEGYLIIGLGRFGKSIAKTLYNHNKTVLGLDIDEEIVQQVIDNEIISEAIVIDATNENELKKIIDDDFDTAFVCIGDNIQVSILVTLILKELGVKTVICKAKTKMQGKVLEKIGASSVVYPEEAMGEKIALNVLQSNITEYFKFSDKYGIFEFKAPKSFIRKNLMELDLRKKYGINIIVIKSENKEINFTPNPLTVIEENDTLFAMAEQEKMSFLSNII, from the coding sequence ATGGAAGGATATCTTATAATAGGTCTTGGAAGATTTGGAAAAAGTATAGCAAAAACATTGTATAATCATAATAAAACTGTATTGGGTTTGGATATAGATGAAGAAATTGTTCAACAAGTTATAGATAATGAAATAATTAGTGAAGCTATAGTAATTGATGCTACAAATGAAAATGAATTAAAAAAAATTATAGATGATGATTTTGACACAGCTTTTGTTTGTATAGGAGATAATATTCAGGTAAGTATACTAGTAACACTTATATTAAAAGAACTTGGAGTAAAAACGGTTATATGCAAAGCAAAAACAAAAATGCAGGGAAAGGTGTTAGAAAAAATCGGAGCTTCTTCAGTAGTTTATCCTGAAGAAGCAATGGGCGAAAAAATAGCTCTTAATGTATTACAGTCCAATATAACGGAATATTTTAAATTTTCTGATAAATATGGGATATTCGAGTTTAAAGCACCTAAAAGTTTTATCAGGAAAAATTTAATGGAACTTGATTTAAGGAAAAAATACGGAATAAACATTATAGTCATAAAATCTGAAAATAAAGAAATAAATTTTACTCCCAATCCTTTGACAGTCATTGAAGAAAATGATACTTTATTTGCAATGGCAGAACAGGAAAAAATGTCTTTTTTAAGTAATATAATTTAA